Proteins encoded within one genomic window of Methanolacinia paynteri:
- a CDS encoding carboxymuconolactone decarboxylase family protein, with product MSDMNDLEKKIGKIPVIFRELAENNPELHDKILALDNLIWDDGALSRQTKKVIAISIAAALRDEHAVQAQIAGAKKLGVKKEEIEEGLRVAFLLSGMPAYAYGKAKLEETYK from the coding sequence ATGTCAGATATGAATGATTTGGAAAAGAAGATCGGTAAGATCCCCGTAATCTTCAGGGAGCTTGCCGAGAACAATCCCGAGCTTCATGACAAAATACTGGCGCTCGACAACCTGATATGGGACGACGGTGCACTTTCAAGGCAGACCAAGAAGGTTATCGCCATTTCAATTGCCGCAGCGCTTCGTGACGAGCATGCTGTACAGGCACAAATTGCAGGTGCAAAGAAGCTTGGAGTAAAGAAAGAAGAGATTGAAGAAGGCCTTCGTGTTGCATTCCTGCTCTCAGGAATGCCTGCCTATGCTTACGGCAAAGCAAAACTCGAAGAGACCTATAAATAA
- a CDS encoding desulfoferrodoxin FeS4 iron-binding domain-containing protein translates to MVNVKSEGEVFVCEICGNVVKVIEVGGGELVCCGEPMTLQEE, encoded by the coding sequence ATGGTAAATGTAAAGAGCGAAGGAGAGGTATTTGTCTGCGAAATATGCGGCAATGTAGTGAAAGTTATTGAAGTCGGCGGCGGCGAACTTGTCTGCTGCGGCGAACCTATGACTCTCCAGGAGGAGTGA